A stretch of the Nematostella vectensis chromosome 1, jaNemVect1.1, whole genome shotgun sequence genome encodes the following:
- the LOC5518305 gene encoding uncharacterized protein LOC5518305 isoform X1, producing MTHYKPGHDISQRKRTTDVLIEEQIDFHSLLLSPTLLRGLNEAGFEKPSPIQLKAIPLGRCGLDLIAQAKSGTGKTCVFSVIALENVITESNCIQIIILTPTREIAVQVKDVICAIGCHYDGLACKVFIGGISLEEDKKALKSCHIAVGTPGRVKYLIEQKYLKTESVRMFILDEADKLLDESFQQQINWIFSALPENKQMMAFSATYPEVLANHLKKYMTEPTFVRLNAADPSLQGIKQFYSLVRFHPLPHKTFQEKVDGLIKLLSSVNFNQCLVFSNYQIRAKSLSDTLCRKGWPSTFIADRPSTPDFHRFSLNAVSCCTAGSQTQAKRLEAMEKLKSFHCRILISTDLTARGIDAENVNLVVNMDVPHNGETYLHRIGRAGRFGTEGMAVTYVANGKEERELRDIERSIDVKMELLPAHIPDTLLQCKRTSEGQNNRDTVEISIMKVNSNHSRGFEPPDVLTGKASRLEKSPEVQEATSSEESTLASVDVPNSANRKMSPVLKPLVFNLPLKNRIQGSSIKSSDTILSPPSKEATNLPSEDTYEEYLAMVNEMESVNIKQAMVHGTLLTLQTSDEIGHTTSGTAFTSKEAQAMVSPSEVNTEQYNAVPTTFKGCSPLRRGTSSEKPRVCPDHHESTRTHHTLPSVDEFEKDFEEYLQLASSAENLPVADTALQKNHTGSCLMSSDSESSEHSLSVGTDDVISDTSDGDSLYTSETCKTDLLNTNNNVNWKPQCNGGNDYGLSKASANQPIREYCRIEDGGLLDDTCLQGSKHTHKQDHKTSFGKRQANVLSVSSFCETEQTSNTHFDTYQEKRNTSLQCSGVLEDVIQRDRSPGYGLPPVTPRCGNQYHDGCDGAGFPGFGSQPFSKPGNCGESIDQRTNNNRSHSYGPPNHGKQYQNGYRGYGFQENNHGSRDQLNYRLFIDEQRFNIAANFHGSQPYGTPWLFHPSHYTPFPCPHYQGGPTCECQCMGYTPFPCPHYQGGPACECKSMGYTPFACPHYPGGPACKCQCMGQHQQSFQGQKDGQYPRLAQWNKAWQEAYTGLTGMIKQFAAANTAPTWG from the exons ATGACGCATTATAAACCAGGGCACGATATTTCTCAAAGGAAACGTACTACCGACGTTTTGATAGAGGAGCAAATTGATTTCCACTCGCTTCTATTGTCGCCTACACTATTAAGAGGGTTGAACGAGGCTGGCTTCGAAAAACCCTCTCCTATACAGCTTAAAGCTATTCCATTAGGAAGATGTGGCTTGG ATCTAATTGCACAGGCCAAGTCAGGAACAGGCAAGACATGCGTGTTTAGTGTTATTGCTCTTGAGAATGTAATCACTGAGAGTAATTGCATTCAG ATAATTATTCTTACACCAACAAGAGAAATAGCAGTTCAAGTCAAGGATGTCATCTGTGCTATTGGATGTCATTATGATGGcttggcctgtaaggtgtttATTGGAGGTATCTCACTTGAGGAAGATAAAAAAGCTCTCAAGTCATGTCATATTGCTGTCGGTACTCCAG GTCGCGTAAAGTATCTCATTGAACAAAAGTATCTGAAGACGGAGTCTGTGCGGATGTTTATACTCGATGAAGCTGATAAACTTCTAGATGAAAGTTTCCAACAGCAAATAAA CTGGATCTTCTCTGCTTTACCGGAGAACAAACAGATGATGGCATTCTCAGCGACGTACCCTGAGGTTCTGGCTAATCACCTCAAGAAATATATGACAGAGCCGACATTTGTCAGGCTAAATGCTGCAGATCCTTCCTTACAAG GTATTAAGCAGTTTTACTCTCTGGTGCGGTTCCATCCTTTGCCACACAAGACATTCCAAGAAAAG GTCGATGGGCTGATCAAGTTGTTATCTTCAGTCAACTTTAATCAATGTCTAGTATTTTCCAACTATCAAATAAG AGCCAAGAGTTTATCTGATACTCTTTGTCGCAAGGGATGGCCTTCAACATTTATAGCTG ATCGGCCAAGTACACCAGATTTCCACCGGTTTTCGTTGAATGCTGTTTCTTGTTGTACTGCAGGGAGTCAGACACAGGCCAAGCGGCTAGAAGCCATGGAAAAGCTTAAGAGCTTTCACTGCCGTATTCTCATCTCTACAGACTTG ACAGCACGTGGCATTGATGCAGAGAATGTTAACTTGGTTGTCAACATGGACGTACCTCACAACGGGGAGACGTACCTGCATAGGATTGGCAGAGCTGGAAGGTTTG GTACTGAAGGAATGGCAGTAACATATGTCGCCAATGGCAAGGAAGAAAGGGAACTGCGTGACATTGAGCGCAGCATAGATGTTAAGATGGAACTACTGCCAG CGCACATCCCGGACACGCTGCTGCAGTGTAAACGGACAAGTGAAGGGCAGAATAATCGTGACACTGTCGAGATCAGTATAATGAAGGTCAATTCAAACCACAGTAGGGGCTTTGAACCTCCTGATGTGTTAACAGGAAAGGCATCAAGACTCGAGAAATCGCCCGAGGTACAAGAGGCAACATCGTCTGAAGAAAGTACTTTAGCTTCAGTCGATGTACCAAACAGTGCAAATCGTAAAATGAGCCCGGTTTTGAAGCCTTTAGTTTTCAATTTGCCTTTGAAAAACAGAATACAAGGCTCTTCCATTAAGAGCAGCGACACTATACTCTCCCCTCCGTCAAAAGAAGCTACGAACTTGCCTTCAGAAGATACATACGAAGAATATTTGGCGATGGTAAATGAAATGGAATCGGTAAATATAAAACAAGCTATGGTACATGGAACTTTGCTGACTTTACAGACTTCAGATGAGATCGGACACACTACTTCTGGTACTGCCTTTACGTCTAAAGAAGCTCAAGCCATGGTCTCGCCGTCGGAGGTAAACACCGAGCAATATAACGCAGTTCCAACGACTTTCAAAGGCTGCTCTCCCCTTAGACGAGGCACGTCTTCAGAGAAGCCCAGAGTGTGCCCTGATCACCACGAGAGCACGAGAACCCATCATACTTTACCTTCTGTTGACGAATTCGAAAAAGACTTCGAAGAGTATTTGCAGCTAGCGAGCAGTGCTGAGAATTTACCAGTTGCAGATACCGCACTACAGAAAAACCATACAGGTTCGTGTTTGATGTCGTCCGATTCCGAGTCTAGTGAGCATTCGCTATCGGTTGGCACTGATGATGTTATCTCCGATactagtgatggtgatagctTATATACTAGTGAGACATGTAAAACTGACTTACTGAATACAAATAACAATGTCAATTGGAAGCCTCAGTGCAATGGCGGCAATGACTATGGCCTTTCGAAAGCATCGGCCAATCAGCCAATCCGTGAGTACTGCAGGATCGAAGATGGTGGTTTATTGGATGATACGTGTTTACAAGGAAGTAAACATACACATAAACAAGATCACAAGACAAGTTTTGGCAAGAGACAAGCTAATGTTCTATCGGTTTCTAGCTTTTGTGAGACTGAACAAACCAGTAATACTCATTTCGATACGTACCAGGAAAAGCGCAACACTTCTCTTCAGTGCAGTGGAGTCCTTGAAGATGTTATTCAAAGGGATAGGTCACCTGGGTATGGCCTCCCACCGGTAACCCCGAGGTGTGGAAATCAGTATCATGATGGTTGCGACGGTGCTGGTTTCCCAGGTTTTGGAAGCCAACCTTTTAGCAAACCAGGTAATTGTGGGGAATCAATAGACCAACGTACTAATAACAATAGATCACACAGCTATGGTCCCCCAAATCATGGAAAACAATATCAAAATGGTTACCGAGGCTATGGTTTCCAAGAAAATAACCATGGCTCAAGAGATCAACTCAATTATAGGCTATTTATAGACGAACAAAGATTTAATATTGCAGCGAATTTCCACGGCAGCCAGCCTTATGGTACTCCATGGTTATTTCATCCCAGTCATTACACGCCCTTTCCCTGTCCGCATTATCAAGGTGGTCCAACATGCGAGTGTCAGTGTATGGGTTACACGCCCTTTCCCTGTCCGCATTATCAAGGTGGTCCAGCATGCGAGTGTAAGAGTATGGGTTACACGCCCTTCGCCTGTCCGCATTATCCAGGTGGTCCAGCATGCAAGTGTCAGTGTATGGGTCAGCATCAGCAATCATTTCAAGGACAGAAGGACGGTCAATACCCGAGGCTGGCACAATGGAATAAGGCATGGCAGGAGGCCTATACGGGACTTACTGGGATGATAAAGCAATTCGCTGCTGCAAATACTGCGCCGACCTGGGGCTGA
- the LOC5518305 gene encoding probable ATP-dependent RNA helicase DDX20 isoform X2: protein MTHYKPGHDISQRKRTTDVLIEEQIDFHSLLLSPTLLRGLNEAGFEKPSPIQLKAIPLGRCGLDLIAQAKSGTGKTCVFSVIALENVITESNCIQIIILTPTREIAVQVKDVICAIGCHYDGLACKVFIGGISLEEDKKALKSCHIAVGTPGRVKYLIEQKYLKTESVRMFILDEADKLLDESFQQQINWIFSALPENKQMMAFSATYPEVLANHLKKYMTEPTFVRLNAADPSLQGIKQFYSLVRFHPLPHKTFQEKVDGLIKLLSSVNFNQCLVFSNYQIRAKSLSDTLCRKGWPSTFIAGSQTQAKRLEAMEKLKSFHCRILISTDLTARGIDAENVNLVVNMDVPHNGETYLHRIGRAGRFGTEGMAVTYVANGKEERELRDIERSIDVKMELLPAHIPDTLLQCKRTSEGQNNRDTVEISIMKVNSNHSRGFEPPDVLTGKASRLEKSPEVQEATSSEESTLASVDVPNSANRKMSPVLKPLVFNLPLKNRIQGSSIKSSDTILSPPSKEATNLPSEDTYEEYLAMVNEMESVNIKQAMVHGTLLTLQTSDEIGHTTSGTAFTSKEAQAMVSPSEVNTEQYNAVPTTFKGCSPLRRGTSSEKPRVCPDHHESTRTHHTLPSVDEFEKDFEEYLQLASSAENLPVADTALQKNHTGSCLMSSDSESSEHSLSVGTDDVISDTSDGDSLYTSETCKTDLLNTNNNVNWKPQCNGGNDYGLSKASANQPIREYCRIEDGGLLDDTCLQGSKHTHKQDHKTSFGKRQANVLSVSSFCETEQTSNTHFDTYQEKRNTSLQCSGVLEDVIQRDRSPGYGLPPVTPRCGNQYHDGCDGAGFPGFGSQPFSKPGNCGESIDQRTNNNRSHSYGPPNHGKQYQNGYRGYGFQENNHGSRDQLNYRLFIDEQRFNIAANFHGSQPYGTPWLFHPSHYTPFPCPHYQGGPTCECQCMGYTPFPCPHYQGGPACECKSMGYTPFACPHYPGGPACKCQCMGQHQQSFQGQKDGQYPRLAQWNKAWQEAYTGLTGMIKQFAAANTAPTWG, encoded by the exons ATGACGCATTATAAACCAGGGCACGATATTTCTCAAAGGAAACGTACTACCGACGTTTTGATAGAGGAGCAAATTGATTTCCACTCGCTTCTATTGTCGCCTACACTATTAAGAGGGTTGAACGAGGCTGGCTTCGAAAAACCCTCTCCTATACAGCTTAAAGCTATTCCATTAGGAAGATGTGGCTTGG ATCTAATTGCACAGGCCAAGTCAGGAACAGGCAAGACATGCGTGTTTAGTGTTATTGCTCTTGAGAATGTAATCACTGAGAGTAATTGCATTCAG ATAATTATTCTTACACCAACAAGAGAAATAGCAGTTCAAGTCAAGGATGTCATCTGTGCTATTGGATGTCATTATGATGGcttggcctgtaaggtgtttATTGGAGGTATCTCACTTGAGGAAGATAAAAAAGCTCTCAAGTCATGTCATATTGCTGTCGGTACTCCAG GTCGCGTAAAGTATCTCATTGAACAAAAGTATCTGAAGACGGAGTCTGTGCGGATGTTTATACTCGATGAAGCTGATAAACTTCTAGATGAAAGTTTCCAACAGCAAATAAA CTGGATCTTCTCTGCTTTACCGGAGAACAAACAGATGATGGCATTCTCAGCGACGTACCCTGAGGTTCTGGCTAATCACCTCAAGAAATATATGACAGAGCCGACATTTGTCAGGCTAAATGCTGCAGATCCTTCCTTACAAG GTATTAAGCAGTTTTACTCTCTGGTGCGGTTCCATCCTTTGCCACACAAGACATTCCAAGAAAAG GTCGATGGGCTGATCAAGTTGTTATCTTCAGTCAACTTTAATCAATGTCTAGTATTTTCCAACTATCAAATAAG AGCCAAGAGTTTATCTGATACTCTTTGTCGCAAGGGATGGCCTTCAACATTTATAGCTG GGAGTCAGACACAGGCCAAGCGGCTAGAAGCCATGGAAAAGCTTAAGAGCTTTCACTGCCGTATTCTCATCTCTACAGACTTG ACAGCACGTGGCATTGATGCAGAGAATGTTAACTTGGTTGTCAACATGGACGTACCTCACAACGGGGAGACGTACCTGCATAGGATTGGCAGAGCTGGAAGGTTTG GTACTGAAGGAATGGCAGTAACATATGTCGCCAATGGCAAGGAAGAAAGGGAACTGCGTGACATTGAGCGCAGCATAGATGTTAAGATGGAACTACTGCCAG CGCACATCCCGGACACGCTGCTGCAGTGTAAACGGACAAGTGAAGGGCAGAATAATCGTGACACTGTCGAGATCAGTATAATGAAGGTCAATTCAAACCACAGTAGGGGCTTTGAACCTCCTGATGTGTTAACAGGAAAGGCATCAAGACTCGAGAAATCGCCCGAGGTACAAGAGGCAACATCGTCTGAAGAAAGTACTTTAGCTTCAGTCGATGTACCAAACAGTGCAAATCGTAAAATGAGCCCGGTTTTGAAGCCTTTAGTTTTCAATTTGCCTTTGAAAAACAGAATACAAGGCTCTTCCATTAAGAGCAGCGACACTATACTCTCCCCTCCGTCAAAAGAAGCTACGAACTTGCCTTCAGAAGATACATACGAAGAATATTTGGCGATGGTAAATGAAATGGAATCGGTAAATATAAAACAAGCTATGGTACATGGAACTTTGCTGACTTTACAGACTTCAGATGAGATCGGACACACTACTTCTGGTACTGCCTTTACGTCTAAAGAAGCTCAAGCCATGGTCTCGCCGTCGGAGGTAAACACCGAGCAATATAACGCAGTTCCAACGACTTTCAAAGGCTGCTCTCCCCTTAGACGAGGCACGTCTTCAGAGAAGCCCAGAGTGTGCCCTGATCACCACGAGAGCACGAGAACCCATCATACTTTACCTTCTGTTGACGAATTCGAAAAAGACTTCGAAGAGTATTTGCAGCTAGCGAGCAGTGCTGAGAATTTACCAGTTGCAGATACCGCACTACAGAAAAACCATACAGGTTCGTGTTTGATGTCGTCCGATTCCGAGTCTAGTGAGCATTCGCTATCGGTTGGCACTGATGATGTTATCTCCGATactagtgatggtgatagctTATATACTAGTGAGACATGTAAAACTGACTTACTGAATACAAATAACAATGTCAATTGGAAGCCTCAGTGCAATGGCGGCAATGACTATGGCCTTTCGAAAGCATCGGCCAATCAGCCAATCCGTGAGTACTGCAGGATCGAAGATGGTGGTTTATTGGATGATACGTGTTTACAAGGAAGTAAACATACACATAAACAAGATCACAAGACAAGTTTTGGCAAGAGACAAGCTAATGTTCTATCGGTTTCTAGCTTTTGTGAGACTGAACAAACCAGTAATACTCATTTCGATACGTACCAGGAAAAGCGCAACACTTCTCTTCAGTGCAGTGGAGTCCTTGAAGATGTTATTCAAAGGGATAGGTCACCTGGGTATGGCCTCCCACCGGTAACCCCGAGGTGTGGAAATCAGTATCATGATGGTTGCGACGGTGCTGGTTTCCCAGGTTTTGGAAGCCAACCTTTTAGCAAACCAGGTAATTGTGGGGAATCAATAGACCAACGTACTAATAACAATAGATCACACAGCTATGGTCCCCCAAATCATGGAAAACAATATCAAAATGGTTACCGAGGCTATGGTTTCCAAGAAAATAACCATGGCTCAAGAGATCAACTCAATTATAGGCTATTTATAGACGAACAAAGATTTAATATTGCAGCGAATTTCCACGGCAGCCAGCCTTATGGTACTCCATGGTTATTTCATCCCAGTCATTACACGCCCTTTCCCTGTCCGCATTATCAAGGTGGTCCAACATGCGAGTGTCAGTGTATGGGTTACACGCCCTTTCCCTGTCCGCATTATCAAGGTGGTCCAGCATGCGAGTGTAAGAGTATGGGTTACACGCCCTTCGCCTGTCCGCATTATCCAGGTGGTCCAGCATGCAAGTGTCAGTGTATGGGTCAGCATCAGCAATCATTTCAAGGACAGAAGGACGGTCAATACCCGAGGCTGGCACAATGGAATAAGGCATGGCAGGAGGCCTATACGGGACTTACTGGGATGATAAAGCAATTCGCTGCTGCAAATACTGCGCCGACCTGGGGCTGA
- the LOC116601996 gene encoding uncharacterized protein LOC116601996 has translation MICGLTTYACRYMCSRSISPEQCANAEKELLEFCKGFQSIYGAERCTPNMHLSCHLGDCVKDYGPVYGFWCFSFERFNGIMGNYHKNNHNIGVQFMRKFTRDTRLHAMPFPDNCKEMFSVLPACSEGSVADTLHAGDITLQVSPRPPIKRVALDCLESAAMADLYSALYPDQDIHCPRLCDSYSKVLLNGVMCRTTQTVGVIVCCPDGESRSAKVQRFIRHDVIFKNSNDRKRRRKTFDVAEVEWFSSHPERHSRYPAPLEVWSTDTSCRAYVFFTDIKAQCILLRYKVKFNHGMETVNVVIPLVGRFIL, from the exons ATGATTTGTGGTCTCACTACGTATGCATGCCGGTATATGTGCAGTAGAAGTATCTCCCCTGAACAATGTGCTAATGCCGAAAAAGAACTTCTTGAATTCTGCAAGGGATTCCAGTCTATATATGGTGCAGAGCGCTGTACACCTAACATGCACCTCAGTTGTCATCTTGGTGACTGTGTGAAAGACTATGGACCTGTGTATGGTTTCTGGTGTTTCTCTTTTGAGAGATTCAATGGCATCATGGGCAACTATCACAAGAACAACCACAATATTG GTGTGCAGTTTATGAGGAAGTTCACAAGAGATACCAGGCTACATGCAATGCCATTTCCTGACAACTGCAAGGAGATGTTTAGTGTCCTTCCTGCCTGCAGTGAAGGATCAGTGGCCGACACCCTACATGCTGGTGACATCACTCTACAAGTGTCTCCTCGTCCACCTATCAAGAGAGTCGCTCTCGACTGCCTAGAGTCAGCCGCCATGGCTGATCTGTACAGCGCGTTATATCCAGACCAGGACATTCACTGCCCGAGGCTGTGTGACAGCTACTCTAAAGTTCTACTAAATGGTGTTATGTGTAGAACTACACAAACAGTTGGAGTCATTGTTTGTTGTCCAGACGGGGAAAGCAGGTCTGCTAAAGTGCAAAGATTCATAAGACATGATGTCATTTTCAAAAACTCTAACGATAGAAAACGACGCAGAAAGACGTTTGATGTCGCGGAGGTGGAGTGGTTCAGCAGTCACCCAGAAAGGCATTCCCGCTACCCTGCACCACTGGAGGTGTGGTCAACGGACACTTCTTGCCGggcatatgttttttttacagatatCAAGGCCCAGTGCATATTACTTAGGTACAAAGTAAAGTTTAATCACGGTATGGAGACAGTGAATGTAGTTATTCCTTTAGTAGGAAGATTTATTTTGTAA
- the LOC116601941 gene encoding S-antigen protein-like — protein MDKLQNRLMDKLQDRLMDKLQDRLFDKLQDRLMSKLRTGLMDKLQDRLKCKLQGRLFDKLQDRLMDKLQNRLMDKLQDRLMDKLQNRLMDKQQNRLMDKLQDRLMDKLQDRLMDKLQDRLMDKLQNRLMDKLQDRLMDKLQDRLMDKLQNRLMDKLQDRIMDKLQNRLMDKLQNRLMNKLRTGPMDKLQDRLMNKLKDRLMNKLQDRLMNKLQDRLMDKLQDRLANPHFSNRMCVCFI, from the coding sequence ATGGATAAACTGCAGAATAGACTAATGGATAAACTGCAGGATAGACTAATGGATAAACTGCAGGATAGACTATTTGATAAACTGCAGGATAGACTCATGAGTAAACTGCGGACTGGACTGATGGATAAACTGCAGGATAGACTAAAGTGTAAACTGCAGGGTAGGTTATTTGATAAACTTCAGGATAGACTAATGGATAAACTGCAGAATAGACTTATGGATAAACTGCAGGATAGACTAATGGATAAACTGCAGAATAGACTAATGGATAAACAGCAGAATAGACTAATGGATAAACTGCAGGATAGACTAATGGATAAACTGCAGGATAGACTAATGGATAAACTGCAGGATAGACTAATGGATAAACTGCAGAATAGACTAATGGATAAACTGCAGGATAGACTAATGGATAAACTGCAGGATAGACTAATGGATAAACTGCAGAATAGACTAATGGATAAACTGCAGGATAGAATAATGGATAAACTGCAAAATAGACTAATGGATAAACTGCAGAATAGACTAATGAATAAACTGAGGACTGGGCCAATGGATAAACTGCAGGATAGACTAATGAATAAACTGAAGGATAGACTAATGAATAAACTGCAGGATAGACTAATGAATAAACTGCAGGATAGACTAATGGATAAACTGCAGGATAGACTAGCCAACCCCCACTTTTCTAAtcgtatgtgtgtgtgttttattTGA